In Trifolium pratense cultivar HEN17-A07 linkage group LG7, ARS_RC_1.1, whole genome shotgun sequence, a genomic segment contains:
- the LOC123894880 gene encoding heat shock 70 kDa protein-like produces MATKKSKAIGIDLGTTYSCIGVWQNNHVEIIPNDQGNRITPSYVAFTNTERLIGDDAINQMATNPQNTVFDAKRLIGRRFSDELVQQDIRLWPFKVVPNNKDKPMIVITYKGEEKHISPQEISSMVLSKLKDVAETYLGHEVKDAVITVPAHFNNSQRQATKDAGKVAGFNVMRIINEPTAAAIAYGLDKKKWREGEKNVLVFDLGGGTFDVSLVTVDEGMFKVKATLGDTHLGGVDFDNNLVNRLVGLFKRKYKKDLNISVNSKALGRLRSACEKAKRLLSSTSETTIELDSLCGGIDLHVTVTRALFEEINKDLFIKCMETVENCLVEAKMNKNQVDEFVLVGGSTRIPKIQQLLKEMFRVNGEVKEPCKSINPDEAVAYGAAVQAAILNFEGDKKIEDLLLLDVMPFSLGIETKGGVMSVLIPKNTMIPTKKENVFSTASRNQDSVSIKVYEGEHAKTEDNFFLGKFELSGCSSSPREVPNINVCFDVDVDGILEVTVEDETKGLKKKMTITNKEGRLSHEEMRRMMREAERYKVEDEDLRKKVKAKNLFENYVYEMKEKVRKFEKVLEETIEWFDRNQLAEADEFEFKKQELEKNMQYL; encoded by the coding sequence ATGGCAACAAAAAAGAGCAAAGCCATAGGCATCGACCTTGGCACAACCTACAGTTGTATTGGAGTGTGGCAAAACAATCATGTTGAGATCATTCCAAACGACCAAGGAAACCGTATCACCCCTTCTTATGTTGCCTTCACTAACACAGAAAGATTAATAGGTGATGATGCTATAAACCAAATGGCCACAAATCCACAAAACACCGTGTTCGATGCCAAACGTTTGATTGGTCGTCGATTTTCTGATGAATTAGTTCAACAAGATATAAGGCTTTGGCCTTTTAAGGTTGTCCCTAACAACAAAGACAAACCAATGATTGTAATCACTTACAAAGGTGAAGAGAAACATATTTCACCTCAAGAGATATCTTCCATGGTTTTGTCTAAGTTGAAGGATGTTGCTGAAACTTATCTTGGTCATGAAGTGAAAGATGCTGTTATCACTGTTCCTGCTCACTTCAACAACTCACAGAGACAAGCTACAAAAGATGCAGGAAAAGTTGCTGGTTTTAATGTGATGAGGATCATCAATGAACCTACTGCAGCTGCTATTGCTTATGGTTTGGACAAGAAAAAGTGGAGAGAAGGTGAAAAGAATGTGCTTGTGTTTGATCTTGGTGGTGGAACTTTTGATGTTTCATTGGTGACAGTTGATGAAGGAATGTTCAAGGTTAAGGCTACACTAGGAGATACACATTTGGGTGGTGTTGATTTTGATAATAATTTGGTGAATCGTCTTGTGGGATTGTTTAAGAGAAAGTACAAGAAGGATTTGAACATCAGTGTGAATTCCAAAGCTTTGGGGAGGTTAAGGTCAGCATGTGAGAAAGCAAAGAGGTTACTTTCTTCAACTTCAGAGACAACCATTGAGCTTGATTCTCTTTGTGGAGGGATTGATCTACATGTCACTGTTACTAGAGCTTTGTTTGAGGAAATAAACAAGGACTTGTTCATAAAGTGCATGGAGACTGTGGAGAATTGTTTGGTTGAGGCAAAGATGAACAAAAACCAAGTTGATGAGTTTGTTCTTGTAGGAGGGTCTACTAGAATTCCAAAGATTCAACAACTATTGAAGGAAATGTTCAGAGTCAACGGAGAAGTCAAAGAGCCTTGCAAAAGCATTAATCCTGATGAAGCCGTGGCTTATGGTGCAGCAGTTCAAGCAGCAATATTGAATTTTGAAGGAGACAAGAAAATTGAAGACTTATTGTTGTTAGATGTTATGCCTTTTAGTCTTGGTATTGAAACTAAAGGTGGTGTTATGTCTGTTTTGATTCCAAAGAATACTATGATCCCTACAAAAAAGGAGAATGTTTTCTCTACAGCCTCTCGTAATCAAGATAGCGTTTCGATCAAAGTGTATGAAGGAGAACATGCTAAGACTGAGGATAACTTTTTTCTTGGAAAATTTGAGCTCTCAGGGTGTTCTTCATCACCTCGAGAGGTTCCAAATATCAATGTTTGTTttgatgttgatgttgatggTATTTTGGAGGTTACTGTTGAAGATGAGACAAAAGGGTTAAAAAAGAAGATGACTATCACCAATAAGGAGGGAAGATTGAGTCATGAAGAGATGAGGAGAATGATGAGGGAAGCAGAAAGGTATAAGGTAGAGGATGAGGATCTGAGGAAGAAGGTGAAGGCAAAGAATTTGTTTGAGAATTATGTTTATGAAATGAAGGAGAAAGTGAGGAAGTTTGAGAAAGTATTGGAGGAAACTATAGAATGGTTTGATAGAAACCAATTGGCTGAAGCTGATGAGTTTGAATTCAAGAAGCAGGAGTTGGAAAAGAATATGCAGTATCTCTAA